In Yarrowia lipolytica chromosome 1F, complete sequence, a genomic segment contains:
- a CDS encoding uncharacterized protein (Compare to YALI0F31361g, no similarity), with amino-acid sequence MIYKILESLPAEAVQNGTVNPETVLPGVPLDIQDGFIHLSTKAQLLETLNKYFNKHDRVYLLAIDIPDTPGAPLTEGAVGCKPGCRLQWDFVRSRNEKFAHIYGHLTNGDISEIKELERGPDGWSLW; translated from the coding sequence ATGATCTACAAAATTCTGGAATCCTTGCCGGCCGAGGCTGTTCAGAACGGCACCGTCAACCCCGAAACCGTGCTGCCTGGCGTGCCCCTTGATATCCAGGACGGCTTCATCCACCTTAGCACCAAGGctcagctgctggagacgctcaacaagtacttcaACAAGCACGACCGCGTTTATCTGCTGGCGATTGACATTCCCGACACTCCCGGCGCCCCATTAACCGAGGGTGCCGTGGGTTGCAAGCCCGGATGTCGACTACAGTGGGACTTTGTGCGATCGCGAAACGAAAAGTTTGCGCACATCTACGGACACCTCACCAATGGAGACATTTCCGAaatcaaggagctggaacGAGGCCCCGACGGCTGGAGCTTGTGGTAA